From Nilaparvata lugens isolate BPH chromosome 7, ASM1435652v1, whole genome shotgun sequence, one genomic window encodes:
- the LOC120352228 gene encoding nuclear protein 1-like, which yields MSESHFDEYEHYNFDMDKHIYLGHSGKQRSKKKASEHTNHFDSSGHSRKIVNKLVNIGQNRKRETSESKKN from the coding sequence ATGTCTGAAAGCCATTTCGACGAGTACGAGCACTACAATTTCGACATGGACAAGCATATTTACTTGGGCCACAGTGGAAAACAGCGATCGAAGAAAAAAGCTAGTGAACATACAAACCATTTTGACTCGTCAGGTCATTCTAGAAAGATCGTCAACAAACTAGTCAACATCGGACAGAATCGTAAAAGAGAAACATCCGAATCGAAAAAGAATTGA